In Populus trichocarpa isolate Nisqually-1 chromosome 12, P.trichocarpa_v4.1, whole genome shotgun sequence, a genomic segment contains:
- the LOC7458023 gene encoding uncharacterized protein LOC7458023 isoform X1: MLHGREVEEERKKDRIRHMLTAPIRVNNNSVVAAPDFVSSPSPSSLSSPADSFYKDGRKISVGDCALFKPPQDSPPFIGIIQRLTTGKENKLKLGVNWLYRPADIKLGKCILLEAAPNEVFFSFHKDEIPAASLLHPCKVAFLPKGVELPSGICSFVCRRVYDTTNKCLWWLTDQDYINERQEVVDQLLSKTRLEMHATIQPGGCSPKTMNGPTSTPQLKPGSDSVQNNAPSFPSQSKGKKRDRGDQGFEPIKRERFMKMDDGDSVHRPESIWKSEIAKFTEKGGLVDSEGVEKLVHLMLPERNERKVDLVGRSLLAGAIAATDKFDCLNRFVQLRGLPVFDEWLQEVHKGKIGDGNSHKDSDKSVEEFLLVLLRALDKLPINLHALQMCNIGKSVNHLRTHKNLEIQKKARSLVDTWKKRVEAEMDANTKSGSNHGVSWTARSRLPEVSHGGNRPGVSSEVAMKSSVVQLSASKSGPVKLVQGETVTKSGSSPGPIKPAASPNAAGNNLKDGQPRNTGVSGAMDLPVSAARDEKSSSSSQSHNNSQSCSSEHAKTVGLSGKDDARSSTAVSMAANKIIGGSLRHRKPVNGFSGPALSGAQRDSGSSRSSPLHKNPGSEKLQQSSLACEKVLDAPMAEGNNHKIIVKIPNRGRSPAQSSSGGTFEDALVMSSRASSPVVSERHEQFDHNLKEKNDPYRANITSNVKTESWQSNDFKEVLTGSDERDGLPANVPDKEHGQTGDDARKLGEVSKTTPSLTVFELKSEKSYDASFSSMNALIESCAKYSEGNAAMTVGDDVGMNLLASVAAGEMSKSDVVSPTNSPCISMPIERSWAPSGLRGKSSPCDDPAQSQGKSADGVDDDDEKRVTVVGTPPSKNTEAKTVLFSQEKHAGELNGPSNSSNVDAAEPCMESNVKSDETLAAPVSSASMAVRTSNCGGKEPWEKEGDGISDDKNKLLHSSVLTEVNYTGVQVGTEAIEGSSSNHHVEVDGENNKNMNKELNVSIHADPKPPAMMQSDFSKGTNDEMPQPSSSGKDMISENMHDVKAGETDGRSHSTEKKKIKHESNTAPAATDHESECKVESLGGNQGNKQCSARPAAHKAEPTLVQASEQVVRSTGSKLAGSGADETEECTSAAADASSLSATGGLDLETKVEFDLNEGFIADDGKYEEPNNLREPACSAAIQLISPFPLPVSSVSSGLPASITVAAAAKGPFVPPEDLLKSRGELGWKGSAATSAFRPAEPRKALEISLGTANISLPDEMVSKPGRPLLDIDLNVPDERILEDLAFRISAQDTVSVSDLAKNSDCARDTLMGSLSGRSFGGFDLDLNRADEASDMGNHLTSIGRRLDAPLLPAKLSSGGLLNGEVSSRRDFDLNDGPLVDEVSAEPSPHSQHARNIVPSQPSISSLRINSSETGSLPSWFPQGNPYPAATIQSILHDRREQPFPIVATGGPRRMLAPSTGNNPFNSDIYRGAVLSSSPAVPFPSTPFQYPVFPFGNSFPLPSATFSGGSASYVDSSSGGRLCFPTVPSQVLAAPVGAVSSHYPRPSYAVNFPDINNNGAAESSRKWVRQGLDLNAGPLGPDIEGRVETSALASRQLSVASSPALAEEQSRMYQVTGGGALKRKEPEGEWEGYKQSSWQ, from the exons ATGCTGCATGGGCGGGAAGTTGAGGAGGAGAGGAAAAAGGATCGTATTCGGCACATGTTGACTGCTCCCATACGTGTTAACAACAATTCAGTTGTAGCTGCTCCCGATTttgtttcttctccttctccttcttctttgtCATCTCCAGCCGATTCTTTTTACAAG GATGGACGCAAGATCAGTGTTGGAGACTGTGCTTTGTTCAAACCGCCTCAGGATTCCCCTCCTTTCATAGGAATAATTCAAAGACTGACTACTGGTAAAGAGAACAAGTTAAAGTTAGGTGTGAATTGGCTTTATCGGCCTGCTGACATAAAGCTTGGCAAATGCATCCTTTTGGAAGCTGCGCCAAACGAagtattcttttcatttcacaAGGATGAAATTCCTGCTGCATCACTACTCCATCCGTGTAAAGTTGCCTTCCTTCCAAAAGGTGTTGAACTTCCATCAGGGATTTGCTCATTTGTTTGCCGGCGAGTTTATGACACTACAAACAAGTGTTTATGGTGGCTAACTGATCAGGATTATATTAAT GAACGGCAAGAAGTAGTGGATCAGCTATTATCTAAGACACGCTTAGAAATGCATGCAACAATTCAGCCTGGTGGATGTTCTCCTAAGACAATGAATGGTCCAACTTCAACACCACAGCTGAAACCTGGTTCTGATAGCGTACAGAATAATGCCCCCTCCTTCCCTTCGCAATCTAAGGGAAAGAAAAGGGATCGTGGAGATCAGGGGTTTGAGCCCATTAAACGAGAACGTTTTATGAAAATGGATGATGGGGATTCTGTTCATAGACCAGAAAGCATTTGGAAATCTGAGATTGCTAAATTTACAGAAAAGGGTGGACTTGTGGATTCTGAAGGGGTTGAGAAATTAGTGCATCTCATGCTGCCAGAGAGGAACGAGAGAAAAGTAGATTTGGTTGGCCGGTCATTACTGGCTGGTGCGATAGCTGCCACAGATAAGTTTGATTGCCTAAATCGGTTTGTGCAGCTAAGGGGCTTGCCTGTATTTGATGAATGGCTGCAGGAGGTCCATAAAGGGAAGATTGGTGATGGTAATAGCCACAAGGATAGTGATAAATCTGTTGAGGAATTTCTACTAGTTTTGCTTCGTGCTTTGGATAAACTCCCTATAAATCTTCATGCTCTGCAAATGTGTAATATTGGCAAATCTGTGAATCATTTGCGGACGCATAAGAACTTGGAAATACAAAAGAAAGCAAGGAGCTTGGTTGACACATGGAAGAAACGTGTTGAGGCTGAAATGGATGCAAATACAAAGTCTGGCTCTAACCATGGTGTCTCCTGGACTGCCAGATCACGTCTTCCTGAAGTTTCACATGGTGGGAACAGACCTGGTGTATCCTCTGAGGTTGCAATGAAGAGCTCAGTTGTGCAACTCTCTGCTTCCAAAAGTGGTCCAGTCAAGCTTGTCCAAGGGGAGACTGTGACCAAGTCTGGATCATCTCCAGGGCCCATAAAACCAGCAGCGTCACCTAATGCAGCTGGTAATAATTTGAAAGATGGACAGCCCAGAAATACTGGTGTCAGTGGTGCGATGGATCTACCTGTATCAGCAGCTAGGGACGAGAAAAGCAGCAGTTCTAGTCAGTCCCACAACAACAGTCAATCTTGTTCTAGCGAACATGCCAAAACTGTGGGATTGTCAGGAAAGGACGATGCAAGGAGCTCCACTGCTGTTTCAATGGCAGCAAATAAGATCATTGGTGGCTCTTTGCGGCATCGTAAACCAGTTAATGGCTTTTCAGGCCCAGCTTTATCTGGGGCCCAAAGAGATAGTGGGTCAAGTAGAAGTTCTCCCTTGCACAAAAATCCAGGTTCAGAGAAATTGCAACAGTCTAGTTTGGCTTGTGAGAAGGTACTTGATGCTCCCATGGCTGAGGggaataatcataaaattattgttaaaattcCCAATAGAGGTCGCAGTCCCGCACAAAGTTCCAGTGGAGGAACTTTTGAAGATGCTTTAGTCATGAGTAGCAGAGCTTCTTCTCCTGTGGTTTCAGAGAGGCATGAACAGTTTGATCacaatttgaaggaaaaaaatgatccTTATCGAGCTAATATCACATCAAATGTGAAGACTGAGTCATGGCAAAGCAATGATTTCAAGGAGGTGCTGACTGGGTCAGATGAGAGAGATGGGTTGCCTGCCAATGTTCCCGATAAAGAGCATGGTCAGACGGGTGATGATGCAAGGAAGTTAGGTGAAGTCTCAAAAACTACACCCTCTTTGACTGTGTTTGAACTTAAATCGGAGAAGTCATATGATGCTTCTTTCAGCTCCATGAATGCCCTGATTGAAAGTTGTGCGAAGTATTCTGAAGGAAATGCAGCCATGACAGTTGGTGATGATGTTGGTATGAATCTACTTGCTAGTGTGGCTGCTGGGGAGATGTCCAAGTCTGATGTGGTTTCGCCAACAAATTCTCCTTGTATAAGCATGCCCATTGAGCGCTCTTGGGCGCCAAGTGGTTTGAGAGGAAAATCATCTCCGTGTGACGATCCTGCTCAAAGCCAGGGTAAGTCTGCTGATGGTGTTGATGATGACGATGAGAAGCGGGTTACTGTTGTTGGCACTCCTCCATCCAAGAACACGGAGGCTAAAACCGTTCTGTTTTCACAAGAAAAACACGCAGGGGAGCTCAATGGACCTTCCAATTCTTCCAATGTGGATGCTGCTGAACCATGCATGGAAAGCAATGTGAAATCTGATGAAACATTAGCAGCTCCCGTGTCCTCTGCTAGCATGGCTGTGAGAACATCAAATTGTGGGGGCAAAGAACCATGGGAGAAAGAGGGGGATGGCATATCTGATGACAAAAATAAGTTGCTGCATAGTTCTGTCTTAACTGAGGTGAATTATACAGGAGTGCAAGTTGGGACTGAAGCAATCGAAGGATCATCATCAAACCATCATGTAGAGGTTGATGGCGAgaacaataaaaacatgaataaagaGCTGAATGTTTCTATTCATGCAGATCCAAAACCACCTGCTATGATGCAGTCTGATTTTTCAAAAGGAACCAATGATGAAATGCCCCAACCTTCTAGTTCTGGTAAGGATATGATTTCTGAAAACATGCATGATGTGAAGGCTGGTGAAACAGATGGCAGAAGTCATTCTaccgagaaaaagaaaatcaaacatgaaaGCAATACAGCCCCAGCTGCAACTGATCATGAAAGTGAGTGCAAGGTGGAGAGCCTGGGAGGCAATCAGGGCAATAAGCAATGTAGTGCCAGACCAGCTGCTCACAAGGCAGAACCCACACTTGTTCAGGCATCAGAACAAGTAGTGAGGTCAACAGGGTCAAAGTTGGCTGGCTCAGGAGCTGATGAAACTGAGGAATGTACATCTGCCGCTGCTGATGCTTCTTCTTTATCTGCTACAGGGGGATTGGATCTGGAAACAAAAGTTGAATTTGATCTGAATGAAGGCTTTATTGCTGATGATGGGAAATATGAGGAACCAAATAACTTGAGAGAACCTGCATGTTCTGCTGCTATTCAACTAATTAGCCCTTTTCCATTGCCAGTTTCTTCTGTGTCTAGTGGGCTTCCCGCTTCCATTACAGTAGCTGCTGCTGCAAAAGGGCCCTTTGTTCCACCAGAGGATTTACTTAAGAGTAGAGGGGAGCTTGGTTGGAAGGGATCAGCAGCCACTAGTGCATTTCGTCCAGCTGAACCTAGAAAAGCTTTGGAGATTTCATTAGGTACAGCTAACATCTCACTCCCTGATGAAATGGTTTCCAAGCCTGGTCGGCCCTTGTTGGATATCGACTTGAATGTACCTGATGAAAGAATCCTTGAGGATTTGGCTTTTCGAATTTCTGCTCAGGATACTGTTTCTGTCTCCGACCTTGCAAAAAATAGTGATTGTGCACGTGATACACTGATGGGTTCATTATCTGGTCGGAGCTTTGGGGGATTTGATCTTGATTTGAATAGAGCAGATGAGGCTAGTGATATGGGTAATCACCTGACAAGCATTGGTCGGAGGCTGGATGCCCCACTACTTCCTGCCAAATTGTCATCAGGTGGTCTTCTAAATGGAGAGGTCAGCAGTCGCAGGGACTTTGATTTAAATGATGGCCCTCTTGTTGATGAGGTGAGTGCCGAACCATCACCACATAGCCAACATGCCCGAAACATTGTGCCATCCCAGCCATCTATTTCTAGCCTTAGGATCAACAGTTCCGAAACAGGAAGCTTGCCCTCCTGGTTTCCTCAAGGGAATCCATATCCTGCTGCCACAATCCAATCTATCTTGCATGATAGAAGAGAGCAGCCTTTCCCTATAGTTGCAACTGGTGGGCCTCGGAGGATGTTGGCTCCCTCTACTGGCAACAACCCATTTAATTCTGATATCTACAGGGGAGCAGTGTTGTCATCTTCTCCAGCAGTGCCGTTTCCATCTACTCCATTTCAGTATCCTGTCTTTCCTTTTGGGAACAGCTTCCCTCTGCCCTCTGCAACTTTTTCAGGTGGTTCAGCATCGTATGTGGATTCATCATCTGGTGGGAGGCTTTGCTTTCCCACAGTACCCTCTCAAGTATTAGCAGCACCGGTAGGTGCAGTCTCATCTCATTATCCAAGGCCTTCTTATGCTGTTAACTTCCCAGACATTAACAATAATGGTGCTGCAGAGAGCAGTAGGAAATGGGTAAGGCAGGGTCTCGACCTCAATGCAGGGCCTCTAGGCCCAGACATTGAAGGTAGAGTTGAGACTTCAGCTCTTGCATCAAGGCAACTGTCAGTTGCCAGTTCACCGGCCCTTGCAGAGGAGCAATCGAGGATGTATCAAGTGACTGGCGGAGGTGCTCTGAAGAGGAAGGAGCCAGAGGGTGAATGGGAAGGTTATAAGCAATCCTCATGGCAGTAG
- the LOC7458023 gene encoding uncharacterized protein LOC7458023 isoform X2, which translates to MLHGREGEERKTDHRHMWTGPSRGNSVVAGDDVVSDSFFKDGRKISVGDCALFKPPQDSPPFIGIIQRLTTGKENKLKLGVNWLYRPADIKLGKCILLEAAPNEVFFSFHKDEIPAASLLHPCKVAFLPKGVELPSGICSFVCRRVYDTTNKCLWWLTDQDYINERQEVVDQLLSKTRLEMHATIQPGGCSPKTMNGPTSTPQLKPGSDSVQNNAPSFPSQSKGKKRDRGDQGFEPIKRERFMKMDDGDSVHRPESIWKSEIAKFTEKGGLVDSEGVEKLVHLMLPERNERKVDLVGRSLLAGAIAATDKFDCLNRFVQLRGLPVFDEWLQEVHKGKIGDGNSHKDSDKSVEEFLLVLLRALDKLPINLHALQMCNIGKSVNHLRTHKNLEIQKKARSLVDTWKKRVEAEMDANTKSGSNHGVSWTARSRLPEVSHGGNRPGVSSEVAMKSSVVQLSASKSGPVKLVQGETVTKSGSSPGPIKPAASPNAAGNNLKDGQPRNTGVSGAMDLPVSAARDEKSSSSSQSHNNSQSCSSEHAKTVGLSGKDDARSSTAVSMAANKIIGGSLRHRKPVNGFSGPALSGAQRDSGSSRSSPLHKNPGSEKLQQSSLACEKVLDAPMAEGNNHKIIVKIPNRGRSPAQSSSGGTFEDALVMSSRASSPVVSERHEQFDHNLKEKNDPYRANITSNVKTESWQSNDFKEVLTGSDERDGLPANVPDKEHGQTGDDARKLGEVSKTTPSLTVFELKSEKSYDASFSSMNALIESCAKYSEGNAAMTVGDDVGMNLLASVAAGEMSKSDVVSPTNSPCISMPIERSWAPSGLRGKSSPCDDPAQSQGKSADGVDDDDEKRVTVVGTPPSKNTEAKTVLFSQEKHAGELNGPSNSSNVDAAEPCMESNVKSDETLAAPVSSASMAVRTSNCGGKEPWEKEGDGISDDKNKLLHSSVLTEVNYTGVQVGTEAIEGSSSNHHVEVDGENNKNMNKELNVSIHADPKPPAMMQSDFSKGTNDEMPQPSSSGKDMISENMHDVKAGETDGRSHSTEKKKIKHESNTAPAATDHESECKVESLGGNQGNKQCSARPAAHKAEPTLVQASEQVVRSTGSKLAGSGADETEECTSAAADASSLSATGGLDLETKVEFDLNEGFIADDGKYEEPNNLREPACSAAIQLISPFPLPVSSVSSGLPASITVAAAAKGPFVPPEDLLKSRGELGWKGSAATSAFRPAEPRKALEISLGTANISLPDEMVSKPGRPLLDIDLNVPDERILEDLAFRISAQDTVSVSDLAKNSDCARDTLMGSLSGRSFGGFDLDLNRADEASDMGNHLTSIGRRLDAPLLPAKLSSGGLLNGEVSSRRDFDLNDGPLVDEVSAEPSPHSQHARNIVPSQPSISSLRINSSETGSLPSWFPQGNPYPAATIQSILHDRREQPFPIVATGGPRRMLAPSTGNNPFNSDIYRGAVLSSSPAVPFPSTPFQYPVFPFGNSFPLPSATFSGGSASYVDSSSGGRLCFPTVPSQVLAAPVGAVSSHYPRPSYAVNFPDINNNGAAESSRKWVRQGLDLNAGPLGPDIEGRVETSALASRQLSVASSPALAEEQSRMYQVTGGGALKRKEPEGEWEGYKQSSWQ; encoded by the exons GATGGACGCAAGATCAGTGTTGGAGACTGTGCTTTGTTCAAACCGCCTCAGGATTCCCCTCCTTTCATAGGAATAATTCAAAGACTGACTACTGGTAAAGAGAACAAGTTAAAGTTAGGTGTGAATTGGCTTTATCGGCCTGCTGACATAAAGCTTGGCAAATGCATCCTTTTGGAAGCTGCGCCAAACGAagtattcttttcatttcacaAGGATGAAATTCCTGCTGCATCACTACTCCATCCGTGTAAAGTTGCCTTCCTTCCAAAAGGTGTTGAACTTCCATCAGGGATTTGCTCATTTGTTTGCCGGCGAGTTTATGACACTACAAACAAGTGTTTATGGTGGCTAACTGATCAGGATTATATTAAT GAACGGCAAGAAGTAGTGGATCAGCTATTATCTAAGACACGCTTAGAAATGCATGCAACAATTCAGCCTGGTGGATGTTCTCCTAAGACAATGAATGGTCCAACTTCAACACCACAGCTGAAACCTGGTTCTGATAGCGTACAGAATAATGCCCCCTCCTTCCCTTCGCAATCTAAGGGAAAGAAAAGGGATCGTGGAGATCAGGGGTTTGAGCCCATTAAACGAGAACGTTTTATGAAAATGGATGATGGGGATTCTGTTCATAGACCAGAAAGCATTTGGAAATCTGAGATTGCTAAATTTACAGAAAAGGGTGGACTTGTGGATTCTGAAGGGGTTGAGAAATTAGTGCATCTCATGCTGCCAGAGAGGAACGAGAGAAAAGTAGATTTGGTTGGCCGGTCATTACTGGCTGGTGCGATAGCTGCCACAGATAAGTTTGATTGCCTAAATCGGTTTGTGCAGCTAAGGGGCTTGCCTGTATTTGATGAATGGCTGCAGGAGGTCCATAAAGGGAAGATTGGTGATGGTAATAGCCACAAGGATAGTGATAAATCTGTTGAGGAATTTCTACTAGTTTTGCTTCGTGCTTTGGATAAACTCCCTATAAATCTTCATGCTCTGCAAATGTGTAATATTGGCAAATCTGTGAATCATTTGCGGACGCATAAGAACTTGGAAATACAAAAGAAAGCAAGGAGCTTGGTTGACACATGGAAGAAACGTGTTGAGGCTGAAATGGATGCAAATACAAAGTCTGGCTCTAACCATGGTGTCTCCTGGACTGCCAGATCACGTCTTCCTGAAGTTTCACATGGTGGGAACAGACCTGGTGTATCCTCTGAGGTTGCAATGAAGAGCTCAGTTGTGCAACTCTCTGCTTCCAAAAGTGGTCCAGTCAAGCTTGTCCAAGGGGAGACTGTGACCAAGTCTGGATCATCTCCAGGGCCCATAAAACCAGCAGCGTCACCTAATGCAGCTGGTAATAATTTGAAAGATGGACAGCCCAGAAATACTGGTGTCAGTGGTGCGATGGATCTACCTGTATCAGCAGCTAGGGACGAGAAAAGCAGCAGTTCTAGTCAGTCCCACAACAACAGTCAATCTTGTTCTAGCGAACATGCCAAAACTGTGGGATTGTCAGGAAAGGACGATGCAAGGAGCTCCACTGCTGTTTCAATGGCAGCAAATAAGATCATTGGTGGCTCTTTGCGGCATCGTAAACCAGTTAATGGCTTTTCAGGCCCAGCTTTATCTGGGGCCCAAAGAGATAGTGGGTCAAGTAGAAGTTCTCCCTTGCACAAAAATCCAGGTTCAGAGAAATTGCAACAGTCTAGTTTGGCTTGTGAGAAGGTACTTGATGCTCCCATGGCTGAGGggaataatcataaaattattgttaaaattcCCAATAGAGGTCGCAGTCCCGCACAAAGTTCCAGTGGAGGAACTTTTGAAGATGCTTTAGTCATGAGTAGCAGAGCTTCTTCTCCTGTGGTTTCAGAGAGGCATGAACAGTTTGATCacaatttgaaggaaaaaaatgatccTTATCGAGCTAATATCACATCAAATGTGAAGACTGAGTCATGGCAAAGCAATGATTTCAAGGAGGTGCTGACTGGGTCAGATGAGAGAGATGGGTTGCCTGCCAATGTTCCCGATAAAGAGCATGGTCAGACGGGTGATGATGCAAGGAAGTTAGGTGAAGTCTCAAAAACTACACCCTCTTTGACTGTGTTTGAACTTAAATCGGAGAAGTCATATGATGCTTCTTTCAGCTCCATGAATGCCCTGATTGAAAGTTGTGCGAAGTATTCTGAAGGAAATGCAGCCATGACAGTTGGTGATGATGTTGGTATGAATCTACTTGCTAGTGTGGCTGCTGGGGAGATGTCCAAGTCTGATGTGGTTTCGCCAACAAATTCTCCTTGTATAAGCATGCCCATTGAGCGCTCTTGGGCGCCAAGTGGTTTGAGAGGAAAATCATCTCCGTGTGACGATCCTGCTCAAAGCCAGGGTAAGTCTGCTGATGGTGTTGATGATGACGATGAGAAGCGGGTTACTGTTGTTGGCACTCCTCCATCCAAGAACACGGAGGCTAAAACCGTTCTGTTTTCACAAGAAAAACACGCAGGGGAGCTCAATGGACCTTCCAATTCTTCCAATGTGGATGCTGCTGAACCATGCATGGAAAGCAATGTGAAATCTGATGAAACATTAGCAGCTCCCGTGTCCTCTGCTAGCATGGCTGTGAGAACATCAAATTGTGGGGGCAAAGAACCATGGGAGAAAGAGGGGGATGGCATATCTGATGACAAAAATAAGTTGCTGCATAGTTCTGTCTTAACTGAGGTGAATTATACAGGAGTGCAAGTTGGGACTGAAGCAATCGAAGGATCATCATCAAACCATCATGTAGAGGTTGATGGCGAgaacaataaaaacatgaataaagaGCTGAATGTTTCTATTCATGCAGATCCAAAACCACCTGCTATGATGCAGTCTGATTTTTCAAAAGGAACCAATGATGAAATGCCCCAACCTTCTAGTTCTGGTAAGGATATGATTTCTGAAAACATGCATGATGTGAAGGCTGGTGAAACAGATGGCAGAAGTCATTCTaccgagaaaaagaaaatcaaacatgaaaGCAATACAGCCCCAGCTGCAACTGATCATGAAAGTGAGTGCAAGGTGGAGAGCCTGGGAGGCAATCAGGGCAATAAGCAATGTAGTGCCAGACCAGCTGCTCACAAGGCAGAACCCACACTTGTTCAGGCATCAGAACAAGTAGTGAGGTCAACAGGGTCAAAGTTGGCTGGCTCAGGAGCTGATGAAACTGAGGAATGTACATCTGCCGCTGCTGATGCTTCTTCTTTATCTGCTACAGGGGGATTGGATCTGGAAACAAAAGTTGAATTTGATCTGAATGAAGGCTTTATTGCTGATGATGGGAAATATGAGGAACCAAATAACTTGAGAGAACCTGCATGTTCTGCTGCTATTCAACTAATTAGCCCTTTTCCATTGCCAGTTTCTTCTGTGTCTAGTGGGCTTCCCGCTTCCATTACAGTAGCTGCTGCTGCAAAAGGGCCCTTTGTTCCACCAGAGGATTTACTTAAGAGTAGAGGGGAGCTTGGTTGGAAGGGATCAGCAGCCACTAGTGCATTTCGTCCAGCTGAACCTAGAAAAGCTTTGGAGATTTCATTAGGTACAGCTAACATCTCACTCCCTGATGAAATGGTTTCCAAGCCTGGTCGGCCCTTGTTGGATATCGACTTGAATGTACCTGATGAAAGAATCCTTGAGGATTTGGCTTTTCGAATTTCTGCTCAGGATACTGTTTCTGTCTCCGACCTTGCAAAAAATAGTGATTGTGCACGTGATACACTGATGGGTTCATTATCTGGTCGGAGCTTTGGGGGATTTGATCTTGATTTGAATAGAGCAGATGAGGCTAGTGATATGGGTAATCACCTGACAAGCATTGGTCGGAGGCTGGATGCCCCACTACTTCCTGCCAAATTGTCATCAGGTGGTCTTCTAAATGGAGAGGTCAGCAGTCGCAGGGACTTTGATTTAAATGATGGCCCTCTTGTTGATGAGGTGAGTGCCGAACCATCACCACATAGCCAACATGCCCGAAACATTGTGCCATCCCAGCCATCTATTTCTAGCCTTAGGATCAACAGTTCCGAAACAGGAAGCTTGCCCTCCTGGTTTCCTCAAGGGAATCCATATCCTGCTGCCACAATCCAATCTATCTTGCATGATAGAAGAGAGCAGCCTTTCCCTATAGTTGCAACTGGTGGGCCTCGGAGGATGTTGGCTCCCTCTACTGGCAACAACCCATTTAATTCTGATATCTACAGGGGAGCAGTGTTGTCATCTTCTCCAGCAGTGCCGTTTCCATCTACTCCATTTCAGTATCCTGTCTTTCCTTTTGGGAACAGCTTCCCTCTGCCCTCTGCAACTTTTTCAGGTGGTTCAGCATCGTATGTGGATTCATCATCTGGTGGGAGGCTTTGCTTTCCCACAGTACCCTCTCAAGTATTAGCAGCACCGGTAGGTGCAGTCTCATCTCATTATCCAAGGCCTTCTTATGCTGTTAACTTCCCAGACATTAACAATAATGGTGCTGCAGAGAGCAGTAGGAAATGGGTAAGGCAGGGTCTCGACCTCAATGCAGGGCCTCTAGGCCCAGACATTGAAGGTAGAGTTGAGACTTCAGCTCTTGCATCAAGGCAACTGTCAGTTGCCAGTTCACCGGCCCTTGCAGAGGAGCAATCGAGGATGTATCAAGTGACTGGCGGAGGTGCTCTGAAGAGGAAGGAGCCAGAGGGTGAATGGGAAGGTTATAAGCAATCCTCATGGCAGTAG
- the LOC18103773 gene encoding rac-like GTP-binding protein ARAC8: MASSASRFIKCVTVGDGAVGKTCMLICYTSNKFPTDYIPTVFDNFSANVVVEGTTVNLGLWDTAGQEDYNRLRPLSYRGADVFVLAYSLVSRASYENVLKKWIPELQHYAPGIPIVLVGAKLDLREDKHYLADHPGLVPVTTAQGEELRKQIGAAYYVECSSKTQQNVKAVFDAAIKVVIKPAQKPKERKKKPRRGCLLNVFCGRRLVCLK; encoded by the exons ATGGCTTCTAGCGCTTCAAGGTTTATCAAGTGTGTTACTGTGGGAGATGGGGCTGTGGGCAAGACCTGTATGCTTATTTGTTACACAAGTAACAAGTTCCCTACT GATTATATACCAACGGTGTTTGATAACTTCAGTGCAAATGTGGTAGTTGAAGGAACCACTGTAAACTTAGGCCTCTGGGACACAGCTG GGCAAGAGGATTACAATAGATTAAGGCCCTTGAGCTACAGAGGGGCAGATGTCTTCGTCTTAGCTTACTCACTTGTTAGTCGAGCGAGCTACGAAAATGTACTTAAAAAG TGGATTCCAGAGCTTCAGCATTATGCCCCTGGCATTCCAATAGTACTGGTTGGTGCCAAATTGG ATCTTCGTGAGGATAAGCATTATTTGGCTGATCACCCTGGATTGGTGCCTGTGACCACTGCACAG GGAGAGGAACTCCGAAAACAGATTGGTGCAGCATATTACGTCGAGTGTAGTTCAAAAACTCAACAG AATGTCAAAGCAGTTTTTGATGCTGCAATAAAGGTAGTTATCAAACCAGCACAGAAACCaaaggagaggaagaaaaagCCACGCCGAGGATGCCTGTT AAATGTCTTTTGCGGGAGGAGGCTTGTGTGTCTCAAATGA